In Deltaproteobacteria bacterium, the sequence CATGTTTCGTTGTGCCCGCGCCGGTCATGGGGGTTAATCAGGGGGAAATATCGAGCAGCACCTTCAGGGCGTCACTCTGAACGGCGCGTGTGAAGGCATCTTCCACCTCGGCGAGGGGATAACAGGCCGTAATCATCTTGGAAAGCGGCATGTCGGGATAGTCCTGCATCATGCGCAGGCCGTCGCCGAGCCGCCCGCAGCGGGAACCGATGACGGATATTTCATTGATGACGATGGGTGCCAGGTTGATATTTTGCGGCTGGGCTGCCGTGGTTTTGAGAACGATTACGCCCCGTGGCCGGCAGAGCTGGATGGCCTCCGAGATTCCCTGACCCGAACCAGTGGCCTCGACGACGATATCCGCCCCATCAGGCGCGGTAAAGTTGGCAGCCAGAGCCGTCTTGATCCCCCGCCACTGAGCCAGCGCCAGTTTCCCGGCATGATGTCCCAGAAGCGTAACATCGGAGCAAACGGTAGCGAGCGCCCAGGCACAGAGAATACCCAAACGGCCGTCACCAATGACGACGATGCGCTCCTCGCCATGGACAGGAAGCTGTTCCAGTATCTCGCAGGCCGCCGAGAGCGGCTCGATTAGAATGGCCCGTTCGTCAGGAATCGCGGCCGGAATTTCCAGCAGATTGGCGATGGGCAGGACGCAGTAATCAGCCAGGCAGCCATCAAGATTAACGATTCCCAGGGTAGTGCGTTGCGGACAATGACGGCCCAACCCTCGGGCGCACCACTCGCAGCAGCCACAGGCGGCGTTAATGTCGCCGGAAACTCTTCTGCCGATCCAGGCAGGATCGTCGCTCTCGGCCACCACGCCGATAAACTCATGCCCCATAACTCCCCGGAAGCCCAAGTAGCCCTGCATGATCTCCATATCGGTCCGGCAGATTCCCGCGATGCGAACCTTAATCAACGCCCATCCCGGCTCCCTCGCCGGTACAGGATAGTCTGTAATACTAATTTGCATTCATAGATATACTAACGATCCATTCGAAACCGGTTAGCCCTGCCACTGTATGATTATCCTTTTCCAAAGTCGCCAGGGAAGTGACAAGTTCATCTTCAACTGCATTCAGGCTATGGAACACCTTAT encodes:
- a CDS encoding alcohol dehydrogenase catalytic domain-containing protein, whose translation is MIKVRIAGICRTDMEIMQGYLGFRGVMGHEFIGVVAESDDPAWIGRRVSGDINAACGCCEWCARGLGRHCPQRTTLGIVNLDGCLADYCVLPIANLLEIPAAIPDERAILIEPLSAACEILEQLPVHGEERIVVIGDGRLGILCAWALATVCSDVTLLGHHAGKLALAQWRGIKTALAANFTAPDGADIVVEATGSGQGISEAIQLCRPRGVIVLKTTAAQPQNINLAPIVINEISVIGSRCGRLGDGLRMMQDYPDMPLSKMITACYPLAEVEDAFTRAVQSDALKVLLDISP